The Vidua chalybeata isolate OUT-0048 chromosome 24, bVidCha1 merged haplotype, whole genome shotgun sequence genome includes a window with the following:
- the MOV10 gene encoding helicase MOV-10 isoform X1: MPRFSVAEASLWGCQFVQFLQDTGREQTSLREALRTIYNQEFRGRTDAKTPNFSCILYALKTTHQVQVRGDVVKFKVKRCVVVADQYRRPRRNAQPTVSTSASGQQLSSTPQMPPSHAKQWAELIRGKHGIEIISDWDQGNGNIRFSVVPGEPRTVTVLVQNCGTEVVTLQRFQPRQQSRELSFTDEQGAVQGQSLLLHPGAMYPIQVRCLTTCNGHFSAVVVFEFTEEPDKSFSISRYVAAIAESQLAKDLGPSAPFQPYEASLQRLVTVVTEDGIPPDSSLKNQLEREIPLGTYQYPKSLKDTILLGPNSSASSSWAAMRSLLEAPLQAENYHQKFQLLLHLEEIQMEVDIRRYDMQDVTMVQERALLVLDVPGVAENRPSLLRGDHLFAHLSSERDHSPLIQYKGYVHSVELEKVRLGFSSKLQEKFVKNLKFDVTFTFNRLPLQVQHRAAVLAVRRGLFSLLFPSTSCHKSLFSGPFQPRWFNRKLETNEEQCRAVTHIVTGVSRPAPYLIFGPPGTGKTVTMVEAIKQVWTCFKDARILACAPSNSAADLLCQCLIKDIAPQNVYRLIASSRSYREVPTDIMPCCNWDDEQSSYVYPSKESLRHYRIIITTLVTAGRLVSANFPPGFFSHVFIDECGHAVEPESVVAIAGLLAPMDEETNPNGGQLVLAGDPKQLGPVLTSPLAIQYGLGTSLLERLMLHNPLYKKSSGGYDPQFITKLLWNYRSHEAILRIPNELFYDNELKVCKSNGLDIRNVYCTWEELPKKGFPIIFHGVCGEDQREARSPSFFNTAEIEVLVHYLKKLLQSRGKGSCPTVSPKEIGIISPYRKQVEKIRKAITSLDPDLQKLPDISQLKVGSVEEFQGQERLVILISTVRSCSTYLQFDQTFRLGFLKNPKRLNVAITRAKALLIVVGNPTVLSKDHHWCRFLRYCKEQGGYTGYPYEDESTAEDRLASELHMLQLNV, translated from the exons ATGCCGCGGTTCAGCGTGGCGGAGGCCAGTCTTTGGGGGTGTCAATTCgtgcagttcctgcaggacACGGGCCGGGAGCAGACGAGCCTGCGGGAAGCGCTGCGGACCATCTACAACCAGGAGTTCCGGGGCAG GACTGATGCAAAGACACCCAATTTTTCCTGCATCTTGTACGCGCTGAAGACAACCCACCAGGTTCAGGTGCGTGGAGACGTGGTGAAATTCAAG GTGAAGAGGTGCGTGGTGGTGGCAGACCAGTACCGACGACCCAGAAGGAATGCACAGCCGACTGTGTCCACGTCTGCCTcaggacagcagctcagctccactCCGCAAATGCCCCCGAGCCATGCCAAGCAGTG ggCCGAGCTCATTCGTGGGAAGCACGGGATAGAGATCATCTCAGACTGGGACCAGGGCAATGGGAACATCCGCTTCTCAGTGGTGCCGGGGGAGCCCCGGACAGTCACTGTCCTGGTGCAGAACTGTGGCACAGAGGTGGTGACACTGCAGCGGTTCCAGCCACGCCAGCAGTCACGGGAGCTGTCCTTCACCGATGAGCAAGGGGCAGTGCAGGGCCAGTCCCTGCTGTTACACCCAG GTGCGATGTACCCCATCCAGGTGCGGTGCCTCACCACCTGCAATGGGCACTTCAGTGCTGTGGTGGTCTTCGAGTTCACCGAGGAGCCAGACAAGTCCTTCAGCATCTCACGCTATGTTGCTGCCATTGCTGAGAGCCAGCTGGCCAAGGACCTGGGGCCCTCGGCACCTTTCCAGCCTTACGAGGCCAGCCTCCAACGCCTTGTCACAGTCGTCACCGAGGATGGCATCCCTCCTGACAG ctccctgaaAAACCAACTGGAGAGGGAAATCCCTCTGGGCACCTACCAGTACCCAAAGAGCCTCAAGGACACAATCCTGCTAGGACCcaacagcagtgccagctccagctgggctgcCATGCG CTCGCTGCTGGAAGCACCTCTGCAGGCTGAGAACTACCACCAgaaattccagctgctgctgcacctggaGGAGATTCAGATGGAGGTGGACATCCGACGCTACGACATGCAGGACGTGACCATGGTGCAGGAGAGGGCGTTGCTGGTTCTCGAT GTGCCTGGCGTGGCCGAGAACCGCCCGTCCCTGCTGAGAGGGGACCACCTGTTTGCCCACCTGAGCAGCGAGAGGGACCACTCCCCGCTCATCCAGTACAAGGGCTACGTGCACAGCGTGGAACTGGAGAAGGTCAGGCTGGGCTTCTCCTCCAA gctgcaggagaagTTTGTGAAAAACCTGAAGTTCGATGTGACCTTCACCTTCAACCGGCTGCCACTGCAGGTGCAGCACCGGGCTGCAGTCTTGGCTGTGCGCCGTGGCTTGTtcagcctcctcttcccctccacATCCTGCCACAAGTCCCTCTTCTCAGGCCCCTTCCAGCCCCG GTGGTTTAACCGCAAGCTGGAGACCAACgaggagcagtgcagagctgtgacCCACATCGTGACGGGGGTGTCCCGGCCAGCCCCATACCTCATCTTTGGACCCCCCGGCACTGGCAAGACGGTCACTATGGTGGAGGCCATCAAGCAG gTGTGGACATGCTTCAAGGATGCCCGTATCTTGGCCTGTGCCCCCTCCAACAGTGCTGCAGAcctgctgtgccagtgcctcatcaAGGACATTGCCCCTCAGAATGTCTACAGGCTCAttgccagctccaggagctACAGGGAAGTGCCCACTGATATCATG ccctgctgcaacTGGGACGATGAGCAGAGCAGCTACGTGTACCCAAGCAAGGAGAGCCTGAGGCACTACCGGATCATCATCACCACACTGGTGACAGCAGGAAG gctggtgTCAGCCAACTTCCCCCCTGGGTTTTTCTCCCACGTCTTCATCGACGAGTGTGGCCATGCGGTAGAGCCGGAGAGCGTGGTCGCCATCGCGG ggCTCCTGGCTCCCATGGATGAGGAGACCAACCCCAACGGGGggcagctggtgctggcaggagaCCCCAAGCAGCTGGGCCCCGTCCTGACCTCACCGCTGGCCATCCAGTATGGGCTGG GCACCTCGCTGCTGGAGAGGCTGATGCTGCACAACCCCTTGTACAAGAAGTCGAGTGGAGGATACGACCCGCAGTTCATCACCAAACTGCTCTGGAACtacag GTCCCACGAGGCCATTCTCAGGATCCCCAACGAGCTCTTCTATGACAACGAGCTGAAGGTGTGCAAGAGCAACGGGCTTGACATCCGGAATGTGTATTGTACCTGGGAGGAGCTTCCCAAAAAA GGCTTCCCCATCATCTTCCATGGGGTTTGTGGGGAAGATCAGAGAGAGGCCAGGAGTCCCTCATTCTTCAACACGGCCGAAATTGAGGTCCTGGTCCACTACCTCaagaagctgctgcagagccgGGGCAAGGGAAGCTGCCCCACTGTGTCCCCCAAGGAGATCGGCATCATCTCTCCCTACAGGAAGCAG GTAGAGAAGATCCGGAAAGCCATCACCTCCCTGGATCCCGATCTGCAGAAGCTGCCGGACATCAGCCAGTTGAAG GTGGGCTCTGTGGAAGAGTTCCAGGGCCAGGAGCGGCTCGTGATCCTCATCTCCACCGTGCGCAGCTGCAGCACATACCTCCAGTTCGACCAGACCTTCAGGCTGGGCTTCCTCAAGAACCCCAAG AGGCTTAACGTGGCCATCACCAGGGCCAAGGCTCTGCTGATTGTGGTGGGTAATCCGACCGTGCTCAGCAAGGACCACCACTGGTGCAG GTTCCTCAGGTACTGCAAGGAACAGGGCGGCTACACCGGATACCCCTACGAGGATGAGAGCACAGCTGAGGACAGACTTGCCAGCGAGCTCCACATGCTGCAGCTCAATGTTTAG
- the MOV10 gene encoding helicase MOV-10 isoform X2, with amino-acid sequence MSKGQCRASPCCYTQVRCLTTCNGHFSAVVVFEFTEEPDKSFSISRYVAAIAESQLAKDLGPSAPFQPYEASLQRLVTVVTEDGIPPDSSLKNQLEREIPLGTYQYPKSLKDTILLGPNSSASSSWAAMRSLLEAPLQAENYHQKFQLLLHLEEIQMEVDIRRYDMQDVTMVQERALLVLDVPGVAENRPSLLRGDHLFAHLSSERDHSPLIQYKGYVHSVELEKVRLGFSSKLQEKFVKNLKFDVTFTFNRLPLQVQHRAAVLAVRRGLFSLLFPSTSCHKSLFSGPFQPRWFNRKLETNEEQCRAVTHIVTGVSRPAPYLIFGPPGTGKTVTMVEAIKQVWTCFKDARILACAPSNSAADLLCQCLIKDIAPQNVYRLIASSRSYREVPTDIMPCCNWDDEQSSYVYPSKESLRHYRIIITTLVTAGRLVSANFPPGFFSHVFIDECGHAVEPESVVAIAGLLAPMDEETNPNGGQLVLAGDPKQLGPVLTSPLAIQYGLGTSLLERLMLHNPLYKKSSGGYDPQFITKLLWNYRSHEAILRIPNELFYDNELKVCKSNGLDIRNVYCTWEELPKKGFPIIFHGVCGEDQREARSPSFFNTAEIEVLVHYLKKLLQSRGKGSCPTVSPKEIGIISPYRKQVEKIRKAITSLDPDLQKLPDISQLKVGSVEEFQGQERLVILISTVRSCSTYLQFDQTFRLGFLKNPKRLNVAITRAKALLIVVGNPTVLSKDHHWCRFLRYCKEQGGYTGYPYEDESTAEDRLASELHMLQLNV; translated from the exons ATGAGCAAGGGGCAGTGCAGGGCCAGTCCCTGCTGTTACACCCAG GTGCGGTGCCTCACCACCTGCAATGGGCACTTCAGTGCTGTGGTGGTCTTCGAGTTCACCGAGGAGCCAGACAAGTCCTTCAGCATCTCACGCTATGTTGCTGCCATTGCTGAGAGCCAGCTGGCCAAGGACCTGGGGCCCTCGGCACCTTTCCAGCCTTACGAGGCCAGCCTCCAACGCCTTGTCACAGTCGTCACCGAGGATGGCATCCCTCCTGACAG ctccctgaaAAACCAACTGGAGAGGGAAATCCCTCTGGGCACCTACCAGTACCCAAAGAGCCTCAAGGACACAATCCTGCTAGGACCcaacagcagtgccagctccagctgggctgcCATGCG CTCGCTGCTGGAAGCACCTCTGCAGGCTGAGAACTACCACCAgaaattccagctgctgctgcacctggaGGAGATTCAGATGGAGGTGGACATCCGACGCTACGACATGCAGGACGTGACCATGGTGCAGGAGAGGGCGTTGCTGGTTCTCGAT GTGCCTGGCGTGGCCGAGAACCGCCCGTCCCTGCTGAGAGGGGACCACCTGTTTGCCCACCTGAGCAGCGAGAGGGACCACTCCCCGCTCATCCAGTACAAGGGCTACGTGCACAGCGTGGAACTGGAGAAGGTCAGGCTGGGCTTCTCCTCCAA gctgcaggagaagTTTGTGAAAAACCTGAAGTTCGATGTGACCTTCACCTTCAACCGGCTGCCACTGCAGGTGCAGCACCGGGCTGCAGTCTTGGCTGTGCGCCGTGGCTTGTtcagcctcctcttcccctccacATCCTGCCACAAGTCCCTCTTCTCAGGCCCCTTCCAGCCCCG GTGGTTTAACCGCAAGCTGGAGACCAACgaggagcagtgcagagctgtgacCCACATCGTGACGGGGGTGTCCCGGCCAGCCCCATACCTCATCTTTGGACCCCCCGGCACTGGCAAGACGGTCACTATGGTGGAGGCCATCAAGCAG gTGTGGACATGCTTCAAGGATGCCCGTATCTTGGCCTGTGCCCCCTCCAACAGTGCTGCAGAcctgctgtgccagtgcctcatcaAGGACATTGCCCCTCAGAATGTCTACAGGCTCAttgccagctccaggagctACAGGGAAGTGCCCACTGATATCATG ccctgctgcaacTGGGACGATGAGCAGAGCAGCTACGTGTACCCAAGCAAGGAGAGCCTGAGGCACTACCGGATCATCATCACCACACTGGTGACAGCAGGAAG gctggtgTCAGCCAACTTCCCCCCTGGGTTTTTCTCCCACGTCTTCATCGACGAGTGTGGCCATGCGGTAGAGCCGGAGAGCGTGGTCGCCATCGCGG ggCTCCTGGCTCCCATGGATGAGGAGACCAACCCCAACGGGGggcagctggtgctggcaggagaCCCCAAGCAGCTGGGCCCCGTCCTGACCTCACCGCTGGCCATCCAGTATGGGCTGG GCACCTCGCTGCTGGAGAGGCTGATGCTGCACAACCCCTTGTACAAGAAGTCGAGTGGAGGATACGACCCGCAGTTCATCACCAAACTGCTCTGGAACtacag GTCCCACGAGGCCATTCTCAGGATCCCCAACGAGCTCTTCTATGACAACGAGCTGAAGGTGTGCAAGAGCAACGGGCTTGACATCCGGAATGTGTATTGTACCTGGGAGGAGCTTCCCAAAAAA GGCTTCCCCATCATCTTCCATGGGGTTTGTGGGGAAGATCAGAGAGAGGCCAGGAGTCCCTCATTCTTCAACACGGCCGAAATTGAGGTCCTGGTCCACTACCTCaagaagctgctgcagagccgGGGCAAGGGAAGCTGCCCCACTGTGTCCCCCAAGGAGATCGGCATCATCTCTCCCTACAGGAAGCAG GTAGAGAAGATCCGGAAAGCCATCACCTCCCTGGATCCCGATCTGCAGAAGCTGCCGGACATCAGCCAGTTGAAG GTGGGCTCTGTGGAAGAGTTCCAGGGCCAGGAGCGGCTCGTGATCCTCATCTCCACCGTGCGCAGCTGCAGCACATACCTCCAGTTCGACCAGACCTTCAGGCTGGGCTTCCTCAAGAACCCCAAG AGGCTTAACGTGGCCATCACCAGGGCCAAGGCTCTGCTGATTGTGGTGGGTAATCCGACCGTGCTCAGCAAGGACCACCACTGGTGCAG GTTCCTCAGGTACTGCAAGGAACAGGGCGGCTACACCGGATACCCCTACGAGGATGAGAGCACAGCTGAGGACAGACTTGCCAGCGAGCTCCACATGCTGCAGCTCAATGTTTAG
- the RHOC gene encoding rho-related GTP-binding protein RhoC isoform X3, with product MAMAAIRKKLVIVGDGACGKTCLLIVFSKDQFPEVYVPTVFENYIADIEVDGKQVELALWDTAGQEDYDRLRPLSYPDTDVILMCFSIDSPDSLENIPEKWTPEVKHFCPNVPIILVGNKKDLRNDEHTRRELAKMKQEPVKPEEGRDMANRINAFGYLECSAKTKEGVREVFEMATRAGLQVRKNKKRRGCPLL from the exons ATGG CGATGGCAGCCATCAGGAAGAAGCTGGTGATTGTGGGAGATGGTGCCTGCGGAAAGACGTGTCTGCTGATCGTATTCAGCAAAGACCAGTTCCCTGAGGTCTACGTGCCCACCGTGTTTGAGAACTACATTGCTGACATAGAGGTGGATGGGAAGCAG GTTGAGCTGGCCCTGTGGGACACGGCAGGACAGGAGGACTATGACAGGCTGCGGCCCCTCTCGTACCCGGACACAGACGTAATCCTCATGTGCTTTTCCATTGACAGCCCGGATAGCCTCG AGAACATCCCTGAGAAGTGGACGCCGGAGGTGAAGCACTTCTGCCCCAATGTGCCCATCATCCTGGTGGGGAACAAGAAGGACCTGCGGAACGACGAGCACACGCGGCGGGAGCTGGCCAAGATGAAGCag GAGCCGGTGAAGccagaggaggggagggacatGGCCAACAGGATCAATGCCTTTGGCTACCTTGAGTGCTCGGCCAAGACGAAGGAGGGGGTGCGGGAGGTGTTCGAGATGGCCACCCGTGCTGGCCTGCAGGTCCGCAAGAACAAGAAGCGCAGAGGCTGCCCGCTGCTGTGA
- the RHOC gene encoding rho-related GTP-binding protein RhoC isoform X2, with product MKTMAAIRKKLVIVGDGACGKTCLLIVFSKDQFPEVYVPTVFENYIADIEVDGKQVELALWDTAGQEDYDRLRPLSYPDTDVILMCFSIDSPDSLENIPEKWTPEVKHFCPNVPIILVGNKKDLRNDEHTRRELAKMKQEPVKPEEGRDMANRINAFGYLECSAKTKEGVREVFEMATRAGLQVRKNKKRRGCPLL from the exons ATGAAAA CGATGGCAGCCATCAGGAAGAAGCTGGTGATTGTGGGAGATGGTGCCTGCGGAAAGACGTGTCTGCTGATCGTATTCAGCAAAGACCAGTTCCCTGAGGTCTACGTGCCCACCGTGTTTGAGAACTACATTGCTGACATAGAGGTGGATGGGAAGCAG GTTGAGCTGGCCCTGTGGGACACGGCAGGACAGGAGGACTATGACAGGCTGCGGCCCCTCTCGTACCCGGACACAGACGTAATCCTCATGTGCTTTTCCATTGACAGCCCGGATAGCCTCG AGAACATCCCTGAGAAGTGGACGCCGGAGGTGAAGCACTTCTGCCCCAATGTGCCCATCATCCTGGTGGGGAACAAGAAGGACCTGCGGAACGACGAGCACACGCGGCGGGAGCTGGCCAAGATGAAGCag GAGCCGGTGAAGccagaggaggggagggacatGGCCAACAGGATCAATGCCTTTGGCTACCTTGAGTGCTCGGCCAAGACGAAGGAGGGGGTGCGGGAGGTGTTCGAGATGGCCACCCGTGCTGGCCTGCAGGTCCGCAAGAACAAGAAGCGCAGAGGCTGCCCGCTGCTGTGA
- the RHOC gene encoding rho-related GTP-binding protein RhoC isoform X4 — MAAIRKKLVIVGDGACGKTCLLIVFSKDQFPEVYVPTVFENYIADIEVDGKQVELALWDTAGQEDYDRLRPLSYPDTDVILMCFSIDSPDSLENIPEKWTPEVKHFCPNVPIILVGNKKDLRNDEHTRRELAKMKQEPVKPEEGRDMANRINAFGYLECSAKTKEGVREVFEMATRAGLQVRKNKKRRGCPLL; from the exons ATGGCAGCCATCAGGAAGAAGCTGGTGATTGTGGGAGATGGTGCCTGCGGAAAGACGTGTCTGCTGATCGTATTCAGCAAAGACCAGTTCCCTGAGGTCTACGTGCCCACCGTGTTTGAGAACTACATTGCTGACATAGAGGTGGATGGGAAGCAG GTTGAGCTGGCCCTGTGGGACACGGCAGGACAGGAGGACTATGACAGGCTGCGGCCCCTCTCGTACCCGGACACAGACGTAATCCTCATGTGCTTTTCCATTGACAGCCCGGATAGCCTCG AGAACATCCCTGAGAAGTGGACGCCGGAGGTGAAGCACTTCTGCCCCAATGTGCCCATCATCCTGGTGGGGAACAAGAAGGACCTGCGGAACGACGAGCACACGCGGCGGGAGCTGGCCAAGATGAAGCag GAGCCGGTGAAGccagaggaggggagggacatGGCCAACAGGATCAATGCCTTTGGCTACCTTGAGTGCTCGGCCAAGACGAAGGAGGGGGTGCGGGAGGTGTTCGAGATGGCCACCCGTGCTGGCCTGCAGGTCCGCAAGAACAAGAAGCGCAGAGGCTGCCCGCTGCTGTGA
- the RHOC gene encoding rho-related GTP-binding protein RhoC isoform X1, with protein sequence MMSFGKGAMAAIRKKLVIVGDGACGKTCLLIVFSKDQFPEVYVPTVFENYIADIEVDGKQVELALWDTAGQEDYDRLRPLSYPDTDVILMCFSIDSPDSLENIPEKWTPEVKHFCPNVPIILVGNKKDLRNDEHTRRELAKMKQEPVKPEEGRDMANRINAFGYLECSAKTKEGVREVFEMATRAGLQVRKNKKRRGCPLL encoded by the exons ATGATGTCCTTTGGAAAAGGAG CGATGGCAGCCATCAGGAAGAAGCTGGTGATTGTGGGAGATGGTGCCTGCGGAAAGACGTGTCTGCTGATCGTATTCAGCAAAGACCAGTTCCCTGAGGTCTACGTGCCCACCGTGTTTGAGAACTACATTGCTGACATAGAGGTGGATGGGAAGCAG GTTGAGCTGGCCCTGTGGGACACGGCAGGACAGGAGGACTATGACAGGCTGCGGCCCCTCTCGTACCCGGACACAGACGTAATCCTCATGTGCTTTTCCATTGACAGCCCGGATAGCCTCG AGAACATCCCTGAGAAGTGGACGCCGGAGGTGAAGCACTTCTGCCCCAATGTGCCCATCATCCTGGTGGGGAACAAGAAGGACCTGCGGAACGACGAGCACACGCGGCGGGAGCTGGCCAAGATGAAGCag GAGCCGGTGAAGccagaggaggggagggacatGGCCAACAGGATCAATGCCTTTGGCTACCTTGAGTGCTCGGCCAAGACGAAGGAGGGGGTGCGGGAGGTGTTCGAGATGGCCACCCGTGCTGGCCTGCAGGTCCGCAAGAACAAGAAGCGCAGAGGCTGCCCGCTGCTGTGA
- the PPM1J gene encoding protein phosphatase 1J, with translation MLLRVRTAVAQLAAGLGAGPGAQPPAEPRGGGAGAGAGRGSPPPAAFCRPAFLQLTPEELRRADDHTGRAVQSPRDGRRRLPWSTGYAEVINAGKSQHNEDQACCEVVFVEQRPSPRGWLSSREGSEDLDGGRKGFYFHYWALFDGHAGSGAAVMASERLHLHICEQLRDLVEILQDPSPPPICLPHEAQTGSADPNQMSYTEDRGEVLNDAVPRFHLEKAVSHESLVIGAIENAFKHMDEQIERERASQHLAGGCCALAAIYLMGKFYVANAGDSRAIIIRNGEIIPMSREFTPETERQRLQFLALLRPELLGKEFTHLEFPRRIQPKELGKKMLYRDQNMNGWAYKKIEEDDLKFPLIFGEGKKARMMATIGVTRGLGDHDLKVFSSNIHIKPFLSCFPEVRVYDLTQYEHCPDDVLVLGTDGLWDVTNDKEVAAVVMEVLTSYEPNDPCRYTMVAQELVVRSRGVLKERGWRLANDKLGSGDDISVFVIPLGGPGNYT, from the exons ATGCTGCTGCGAGTGCGCACCGCCGTGGCGCAGCtggcggcggggctgggcgcggggccgggcgcgcaGCCCCCCGCAGAaccccggggcggcggggccggagccggggCCGGTCGGGGATCGCCGCCGCCAGCCGCGTTCTGCCGGCCGGCCTTCCTCCAGCTGACTCCCGAGGAGCTGCGCCGCGCCGACGACCACACGGGGCGGGCGGTGCAGAGCCCCCGCGacggccgccgccgcctgccCTGGAGCACGGGATACGCAGA GGTGATAAATGCAGGGAAGAGCCAGCACAATGAGGACCAGGCATGCTGTGAGGTGGTGTTTGTGGAGCAGAGGCCCAGTCCAAGGGGCTGGCTGTCATCCAGGGAAGGCAGCGAGGACCTGGATGGG ggcaggaaaggtTTTTATTTCCACTACTGGGCCTTGTTTGATGGCCATGCAGGCAGTGGTGCCGCTGTCATGGCATCCGAGAGGCTCCACCTGCACATCTGTGAGCAGCTCCGGGACCTCGTGGAGATCCTgcaggacccctccccacctcccatCTGCCTCCCACACGAGGCACAGACTGGTTCTGCAGATCCAAACCAGATGTCCTATACAGAGGACCGTGGAGAGGTTCTGAACGATGCTGTGCCACGGTTTCACCTGGAGAAAGCAGTGTCCCATGAGAGCCTGGTGATTGGTGCCATTGAGAATGCCTTTAAGCACATG GACGAGCAGATCGAGCGGGAGCGGGCATCCCAGCACCTGGCCGGGGGGTGCTGCGCCCTGGCTGCCATCTACCTCATGGGCAAGTTCTACGTGGCCAACGCTGGTGACAGCAG GGCCATTATCATCCGTAATGGGGAAATCATTCCAATGTCCAGGGAGTTTACTCCAGAGACAGagaggcagaggctgcagtTTTTA GCATTGCTAAggcctgagctgctggggaaggagttCACCCACCTGGAGTTCCCCCGCAGGATCCAGCCcaaggagctggggaagaagaTGCTCTACAGGGACCAGAACATGAATGGCTG GGCTTACAAAAAGATAGAAGAGGATGACCTGAAGTTTCCACTTATCTTTGGGGAAGGCAAAAAG GCTCGGATGATGGCCACAATTGGGGTCACGCGAGGCCTGGGAGACCACGACCTCAAGGTGTTCAGCTCCAACATCCACATCAAGCCTTTCCTGTCCTGCTTCCCAGAG GTCAGGGTTTATGACCTCACGCAGTATGAGCACTGCCCTGACGATGTTCTGGTGCTGGGCACCGACGGGCTCTGGGATGTCACCAATGACAAGGAGGTGGCTGCTGTGGTGATGGAGGTGCTGACGAGCTATGAGCCCAACGACCCGTGCAG GTACACCATGGTGGCCCAGGAGCTGGTGGTGCGGTCACGGGGGGTGCTGAAGGAGCGTGGCTGGCGGCTGGCCAATGACAAGCTGGGCTCTGGTGATGACATCTCTGTTTTTGTGATCCCCCTGGGTGGCCCCGGCAACTACACGTGA